Below is a genomic region from Panthera tigris isolate Pti1 chromosome E1, P.tigris_Pti1_mat1.1, whole genome shotgun sequence.
agGGCGGGGCTATGAGGAACaaggaggcggggcggggcggggcagctGAGAGAGGTCCCCGGATGGGGCCATGGAGAAGCCCGAGGCTCTGGGGGCTGCCGGCGGCCGCAGTGGGGAATCCCCGGGAGAGGCGACCATGGGTGTGTCCGGAGGAATCACGGTCGAGGCAGACGCCGGGCCGCCCTCCAGCGTAGTCCCGTTTCACGGTTCTGGGCCCTCCCTGCACCCCGGGGGAATCGTAACTCGCAGTCCTGAATCTAGCCGGCCCTCCGGGGGCGTAGCAGTCCTCGGTTCCGGACCCAACCAGCACCCTGGGGAGGTTGCGCACCTCGGCACTGGGTCCGGCCCGTACCCAAGCGGATTACATGGCCCCTTCCCTGAAACTAGAGTATCCGGGACCTACAGGCTCGGGTCCGAGGGGTCTGGGGCGTACAACTCCGGACGCAGTCCGCGCTCCAAGTCAACTTGCTTGCACTCCCACAAACCTTGTGAGGACCGGCCCCGGAGCATCCTAAAAAGCAACGGCTCCGTCTTGATGCAGAAATCCCCCATTGCGGAGAAGTAAAGAGTTCAGCTCGGCTGGCAcccggctcggagcccggagggAGGGGTTTCGGGcactggagggggcggggctagGAGGAAGGGGCGGGGTCCTGAGAACTAGAAGAGAGAGTAGCTGAGGGctatggggggggcggggggggggggaatctgaGCTTCCAGGCCTTCGGGAGAGCAGGTACAGGGTAAACGCTGGCTACACCGTGTGTGATTATCATTAGGCGTGACCCCCCGTCCTCACTGCTACGCCTCTGAGACTACGAGCGGGTACAAGAAGTTTCTGAATGAAAGAAAGTGGGAGGGCTGTGAGGAGGAGGTCGCTGGAAGTTTTCCTACACCTTTCTGTGTCCTCCTAAGCCAGGAACAAGTCTCAGCGGTGGGACGAAATGAATATCCTAGTCACCTACCACCCTGCTGACAAGGACTATGGATTTATGAAGGTGGATGAACCCAGCACTCCCTACCACAGGTGCTGAGCCCTCAGCCCTAACCTTTTAGCCCAGACCCTTCCTTATTCAAAggcggtgggggaggcagagaggccccAGGGATTGGATACTTCCAGATGCTTGCCCCTCACCACTGCTTACTCCCTCTTCTGCAGGCTGCAGGACAGTGATGAGGACCTGCCTGGGGCATCCTCTCCCTCGGTGACTCCGGAAGTGCTGGCCAAGAGGTGAGAGTCCTGCCAGAGGTCAGTAGGGATGTGgggcctcttcctccctccacccctgagCTCTGAGGTCTGAGCCAGGCCTGCTTTTTGGCCACCAAAATGGGAGGCACTACAATTCCCATCTGGACTGACCAAGGCCAAGGTGGGGGAATTAGCCAGCTACATCTACCACCTGCCCCTCCTCGTTCTCTCTGTTTGGTGCCCGCAACCAGTCTCCCTCCTCTTCAGGTTGGCAAAAATGGACAATCTCTATCCCAAGGTCCTCCAGTATGGTGATACCAGAAGCTTGGGAGCTCCAGACCACTTTTCCAAGACACGTGAGATGAGGGGTCGGGATTGAGCGGAAAGGGGAGGCAGAGTGAACCGTCAGCGAGAGCCTGGCCGGAAAGCCAAGCTGTTTACAATGGCCCACAGACTCCAGTGACTTCGTAAACCGCCGAAAGACACATTACGATGAAGGAAAGGTCTTCGAGACTCAGCAAAGTTTTTCCTTCGACGATAATAAGCACAACAACAAAGGAGGCCGTGCCAATACAGGCAGTGACAGTCGAGGCATGATGCTGGACCCAGAGCCCAGGCCTGTGGAGAGAGGCTGGACAGGAGGACTGGCCAGAGGAGTCAACGATGAGATTGGCCTGGTCACCAGGAACCACATCCGAGAAGCCAAGGGTTAGCTATGGTGGAGCCCCAGGGATTTGTGGGAATTGTAGTCCAGAGTCTTTGCCATACCCTATCTTTCTCAGTGGCCATTGGCCCAGGGCCTTGCTACCTGGGAGGGAGGTAATGGCAGGTGACCCCCAGGGAAGACGGaaggcgggtggggtgggggcctcaTCAGAATAGTCCTCAGGAAGCCCAAGAGAACCATGGGGGATGGAGAGGTCACTGGGATTTTCTAATACGGGAAGAGGCCGGAGAAGTGAGATGAAAACCCAGGGCTGGAACTTCTCCCCTGTGGAGGGGGCCATAATGGACACCTGGGGGTCCTGGATACCCTAGGTGGCCATAAGACCCAGGTGGACCTGGACGATTCGGCAGATTCCCCTGCCTTCAGAAATCAGTGCCGAGCTTCAGCCACCGTCAGGTCAGGCCAGGAAAGTGGTCTGCAACAACGAAAGGAGTATTACATCAAAGGAAGATACCTGaggagctccccccaccccgagctcGAGGAGGACACAGAAGATGAGCGTGAGGAGCAGGACAGTGAGAGCTGGGCCGGgtcagcctggggagggggggggggatgctgaCAACCCCAGACCGATGGGTGCCCCGGCCTTGACCCTGTGGTGTTTCCAGGCTCTGCAAACTTGAGCTGGGTGATGGAGAATCCCATAAGCACTGAGGTCCGtctgctgggccacccaggaagCCCCATTCAGGATCACAAGGCCACCAAGGACCGCCTGAAAGTGACAGTGACAAAATCGCAACCTGGTGAGGGCACCAGGCCCCAATAGCTGGCTCTTGAcaagctcccctccccccaccccccttctttgCATACCAGTGTACCTTCAACAGATGCTAAGAGCGGCCTCGGGCATCCTGGCGTGCAGGCCCACGTACAGAGAGGAACGAGGGAGGCTCAGAAGGGGTTGGGACCCCCTCCAGCTTGGCACTAGCTGTTGGTCCCGCGCCTCCCCCTGATTcccctttgcccccacccccctccaggtACCGTCCTGTCCTCCAAAGACAATGGGTCCAGATCAGAGTCAGGCTGGTGTCAGTGCCTGGCACCCAAGGGGCTCACCTGGCAAAGGCCAGAAAGCTTGGAGAGGAAGCCTGGCAGCCACCGGAAGtccccaaaccaaaaccaaagcagACGTGAGCCTGGGCgggtggggggcaagggggcGGCCTGAACCGGCCCCGGAGAGAGGGCCCGAATGGGTGGGTTCTAGGGAGTTTCAGGGTCACGCGGGCCGGATCTCCTGCCTCCTGCAAGGAAGCCAGTAACCCAGTCATTTCTCCCCAGATGAAACCCTGCGTCTTCAATGGACACAAGAGGGGGAAGCCAAACAATGGAAAACGTAGCCagctggggatggggtgggtccccgcctccccctgcccaccgtCCTCAAGGTGGACAATAAAGAAAAGTGCAGGAGTCTGGGTGCTCCGAGTCTGTGGCCCTGCATGGGCCTGCTCAGCCACagaggagaggggcggagggaaggACGTCTGCATACAGGAAACCACAGCAGGCAGAGGAGCGGAGAAGAAAGCTTGGAACAGCCTGGGGCACTGGACTCAGGGAGGGCCTGGGAGGCCCAGAAGGCCCCCCCACTGCAGCAGGGGGACGGTGGTTGGTGGGACCCCAAAACCACGAATGTACCAATGTCCTCTTTAATTCCTACGACATCTCTGGGCggggcgggttggggggggggggaggttgtcATGCCcatcttccagatgaggaaactgaggaatcagagagcttgcccagggtcacacagtctCTGAGTGACAGAATCAGGACTGGAGCCTGTATCTGCCagtcacccccagcccccagccccgctaaaggagaaaaaagcgGGGAAGGGGACTCTGGTAAGAAGGGGACTGCAGATAGTCTGTGTGGGTGGGGCTGTGGCTTTTCCGCCTggccccgcctctgcccctcccagtaCTGCCTGCAAGTGTGAGGTGAGAGCTCCTCCTTGCACATCCCTAACCCTTAGGGAAGGGattgagccccctcccccaccccccggctctCCCCAGGAGAGgacccccccctcctcctcaccaACCCCTCCTGGGGCAGGGAGCGCTTCCCCCTGCAGCCCCCGCCCGTCTGACCCCCCCGTGCAGCGCAGCAAGATGACGGTCAAGCTGGATTTCGAGGAGTGTCTCAAAGACTCACCCCGCTTCCGGTAAGTGTGCGCAGGTCTGGGTGGCAGAGGGGGTGAGGTCCGACCCCCATCCCCAatggacacacgcacacacacacacacgcacacgcccTTCCCCAGGCCAGATGTCCTTCCAGGGAATGAGTCTCAACGGGACAAGATGGAGCTTCTAGGCCATTCGGAGGACATAGTAGCACCTTTCCTATGAACCCCCCAGACTCTGATGCTCTCTGCCCCCTTCACATGCAGAGGGGGCCTCTCTAGCCCCTCTTACCCCCAGAGCGGACACTACCTCCTCGGCTCCTGgtacccccgcccctccccc
It encodes:
- the LOC122233478 gene encoding uncharacterized protein LOC122233478 isoform X3, with translation MEKPEALGAAGGRSGESPGEATMGVSGGITVEADAGPPSSVVPFHARNKSQRWDEMNILVTYHPADKDYGFMKVDEPSTPYHRLQDSDEDLPGASSPSVTPEVLAKRLAKMDNLYPKVLQYGDTRSLGAPDHFSKTHSSDFVNRRKTHYDEGKVFETQQSFSFDDNKHNNKGGRANTGSDSRGMMLDPEPRPVERGWTGGLARGVNDEIGLVTRNHIREAKGGHKTQVDLDDSADSPAFRNQCRASATVRSGQESGLQQRKEYYIKGRYLRSSPHPELEEDTEDEREEQDSSANLSWVMENPISTEVRLLGHPGSPIQDHKATKDRLKVTVTKSQPGTVLSSKDNGSRSESGWCQCLAPKGLTWQRPESLERKPGSHRKSPNQNQSRHETLRLQWTQEGEAKQWKT
- the LOC122233478 gene encoding uncharacterized protein LOC122233478 isoform X2, whose amino-acid sequence is MEKPEALGAAGGRSGESPGEATMGVSGGITVEADAGPPSSVVPFHGSGPSLHPGGIVTRSPESSRPSGGVAVLGSGPNQHPGEVAHLGTGSGPYPSGLHGPFPETRVSGTYRLGSEGSGAYNSGRSPRSKSTCLHSHKPCEDRPRSILKSNGSVLMQKSPIAEKNKSQRWDEMNILVTYHPADKDYGFMKVDEPSTPYHRLQDSDEDLPGASSPSVTPEVLAKRLAKMDNLYPKVLQYGDTRSLGAPDHFSKTHSSDFVNRRKTHYDEGKVFETQQSFSFDDNKHNNKGGRANTGSDSRGMMLDPEPRPVERGWTGGLARGVNDEIGLVTRNHIREAKGGHKTQVDLDDSADSPAFRNQCRASATVRSGQESGLQQRKEYYIKGRYLRSSPHPELEEDTEDERSANLSWVMENPISTEVRLLGHPGSPIQDHKATKDRLKVTVTKSQPGTVLSSKDNGSRSESGWCQCLAPKGLTWQRPESLERKPGSHRKSPNQNQSRHETLRLQWTQEGEAKQWKT
- the LOC122233478 gene encoding uncharacterized protein LOC122233478 isoform X4 — protein: MEKPEALGAAGGRSGESPGEATMARNKSQRWDEMNILVTYHPADKDYGFMKVDEPSTPYHRLQDSDEDLPGASSPSVTPEVLAKRLAKMDNLYPKVLQYGDTRSLGAPDHFSKTHSSDFVNRRKTHYDEGKVFETQQSFSFDDNKHNNKGGRANTGSDSRGMMLDPEPRPVERGWTGGLARGVNDEIGLVTRNHIREAKGGHKTQVDLDDSADSPAFRNQCRASATVRSGQESGLQQRKEYYIKGRYLRSSPHPELEEDTEDEREEQDSSANLSWVMENPISTEVRLLGHPGSPIQDHKATKDRLKVTVTKSQPGTVLSSKDNGSRSESGWCQCLAPKGLTWQRPESLERKPGSHRKSPNQNQSRHETLRLQWTQEGEAKQWKT
- the LOC122233478 gene encoding uncharacterized protein LOC122233478 isoform X5; this encodes MQKSPIAEKNKSQRWDEMNILVTYHPADKDYGFMKVDEPSTPYHRLQDSDEDLPGASSPSVTPEVLAKRLAKMDNLYPKVLQYGDTRSLGAPDHFSKTHSSDFVNRRKTHYDEGKVFETQQSFSFDDNKHNNKGGRANTGSDSRGMMLDPEPRPVERGWTGGLARGVNDEIGLVTRNHIREAKGGHKTQVDLDDSADSPAFRNQCRASATVRSGQESGLQQRKEYYIKGRYLRSSPHPELEEDTEDEREEQDSSANLSWVMENPISTEVRLLGHPGSPIQDHKATKDRLKVTVTKSQPGTVLSSKDNGSRSESGWCQCLAPKGLTWQRPESLERKPGSHRKSPNQNQSRHETLRLQWTQEGEAKQWKT
- the LOC122233478 gene encoding uncharacterized protein LOC122233478 isoform X6 encodes the protein MNILVTYHPADKDYGFMKVDEPSTPYHRLQDSDEDLPGASSPSVTPEVLAKRLAKMDNLYPKVLQYGDTRSLGAPDHFSKTHSSDFVNRRKTHYDEGKVFETQQSFSFDDNKHNNKGGRANTGSDSRGMMLDPEPRPVERGWTGGLARGVNDEIGLVTRNHIREAKGGHKTQVDLDDSADSPAFRNQCRASATVRSGQESGLQQRKEYYIKGRYLRSSPHPELEEDTEDEREEQDSSANLSWVMENPISTEVRLLGHPGSPIQDHKATKDRLKVTVTKSQPGTVLSSKDNGSRSESGWCQCLAPKGLTWQRPESLERKPGSHRKSPNQNQSRHETLRLQWTQEGEAKQWKT
- the LOC122233478 gene encoding uncharacterized protein LOC122233478 isoform X1 — protein: MEKPEALGAAGGRSGESPGEATMGVSGGITVEADAGPPSSVVPFHGSGPSLHPGGIVTRSPESSRPSGGVAVLGSGPNQHPGEVAHLGTGSGPYPSGLHGPFPETRVSGTYRLGSEGSGAYNSGRSPRSKSTCLHSHKPCEDRPRSILKSNGSVLMQKSPIAEKNKSQRWDEMNILVTYHPADKDYGFMKVDEPSTPYHRLQDSDEDLPGASSPSVTPEVLAKRLAKMDNLYPKVLQYGDTRSLGAPDHFSKTHSSDFVNRRKTHYDEGKVFETQQSFSFDDNKHNNKGGRANTGSDSRGMMLDPEPRPVERGWTGGLARGVNDEIGLVTRNHIREAKGGHKTQVDLDDSADSPAFRNQCRASATVRSGQESGLQQRKEYYIKGRYLRSSPHPELEEDTEDEREEQDSSANLSWVMENPISTEVRLLGHPGSPIQDHKATKDRLKVTVTKSQPGTVLSSKDNGSRSESGWCQCLAPKGLTWQRPESLERKPGSHRKSPNQNQSRHETLRLQWTQEGEAKQWKT